The following DNA comes from Terriglobia bacterium.
GGTTTGGGCTCATTGTAATGACGGTCGATCAGGACAGTCCGGCATCCGGCTGCGGAACCTGCATCGATGTCCCGCCAACGGTCTCCGATCATGTAACTATTCGGTAGATCGATCCCGTATTGCACGGTGGCCTTCAGAAGCAGACCTGGTAGCGGCTTGCGGCAGTCGCAACGATCGGAATCATCGTGGTAGCAAGAAAAAAATTCGTCCAAAGGCAGATTTGCGGCCAGATATTGATTGATCTTTTCCACGTCCGCCTCGGTCGACGTGCCACGCCGCACGTCCGGTTGA
Coding sequences within:
- a CDS encoding HAD hydrolase-like protein → QPDVRRGTSTEADVEKINQYLAANLPLDEFFSCYHDDSDRCDCRKPLPGLLLKATVQYGIDLPNSYMIGDRWRDIDAGSAAGCRTVLIDRHYNEPKPEAKPDCVVESLAQACDWILR